A window of Candidatus Cloacimonadota bacterium contains these coding sequences:
- the meaB gene encoding methylmalonyl Co-A mutase-associated GTPase MeaB, which yields MTKHRQPEWTPAGAGSEFAARVMEAKSAGSKVSAAEPKKSSRGLPSVEAITAGVLKGDRTLLAKAITLIESNSPRHFEAGQELVRRLLPASGDSIRVGVTGVPGAGKSTFIESFGLWLIDRGHKVAVLAVDPSSSLSRGSILGDKTRMEELARHQSSFIRPSPSGGALGGVTRKTRETTIACEAAGYDIILIETVGVGQSEITVRSMVDFFLLMQIAGAGDELQGIKKGIMELADLVVVNKADGGNVQAAELAGRELNNALHYLRHATPGWTTKALTCSAKEKAGLPEIWREIERFVDQGKTSGVFEDRRQNQVLQWFEALLTEAVLNRFYSNPRVTEELPRLRAAVQNGSLPVLLAVQQLLAE from the coding sequence GTGACCAAGCATCGCCAGCCGGAATGGACACCCGCAGGCGCAGGAAGTGAATTCGCCGCCCGGGTGATGGAAGCCAAAAGCGCGGGCAGCAAAGTTTCTGCTGCCGAGCCCAAAAAGTCTTCCCGCGGCCTGCCATCCGTTGAAGCCATCACCGCCGGAGTTCTGAAAGGCGACCGGACCTTGCTGGCCAAAGCGATCACCCTCATCGAAAGCAATTCCCCCCGTCATTTCGAGGCGGGACAGGAACTGGTCCGCCGGCTCCTGCCCGCCTCGGGAGACTCCATCCGCGTGGGCGTCACCGGCGTTCCCGGAGCGGGGAAGAGCACCTTCATCGAAAGTTTTGGCCTCTGGCTGATCGACAGGGGCCATAAAGTGGCCGTGCTGGCCGTGGATCCCAGCAGTTCCCTCTCCCGGGGCAGCATTTTGGGCGACAAGACCCGCATGGAGGAACTGGCCCGCCACCAAAGCAGTTTTATCCGCCCTTCCCCCAGCGGCGGCGCCTTGGGCGGCGTAACCCGTAAAACCCGCGAAACCACCATCGCCTGCGAAGCCGCCGGCTACGACATCATCCTCATCGAAACCGTGGGCGTGGGCCAGTCTGAGATAACGGTGCGCTCCATGGTCGATTTCTTCCTCCTGATGCAGATCGCCGGCGCCGGCGACGAACTCCAGGGCATCAAAAAAGGCATCATGGAACTCGCTGACCTCGTGGTGGTGAATAAAGCCGATGGTGGCAACGTCCAGGCCGCTGAACTGGCCGGCCGCGAACTCAACAACGCCCTCCACTACCTACGCCACGCCACCCCGGGCTGGACCACCAAGGCCCTCACCTGCTCCGCCAAAGAAAAGGCCGGCCTGCCGGAGATCTGGCGCGAGATCGAACGCTTTGTGGACCAGGGCAAAACCAGCGGCGTGTTTGAAGACCGGCGCCAAAACCAGGTGCTCCAGTGGTTCGAGGCCCTGCTCACCGAGGCCGTGCTCAACCGTTTTTACTCCAACCCCCGCGTAACAGAAGAACTACCCCGCCTCCGAGCCGCCGTTCAAAACGGCTCCCTGCCTGTTCTGCTGGCGGTTCAGCAACTGCTGGCGGAGTAG